Genomic window (Desulforapulum autotrophicum HRM2):
ACCACAGACACGACCCTTCTGGACGCAATCCAGGCCATGGGGAACAAAAAAGATATGCCTGTCCAGCACCCGGCCAAAAATGGCACTGGCACACCGGATAATGCCCCGGATCCAAACGGGCCGGTTCCAGATGAGATCTATTCGAATGAGCCGTATTCGGATGATATTCTGAATGATGGACTGGATGTGGATGAAACCGAGGTCTTCGAAGCCCTGGTCAATGCCCTTCCCCCCGAAGAACAGGCCGCATATCCCCTTTATGGGCCCAACTTTATCAAGGGGTTTGTGTCCATGAACCAGGGAGATTTTCAAGGGGCATCAACGGCCTTTACAACGGCCCTGGACGAGCACGGCAGTCAAACCAGCTTTGTCCATCTTGAACTTGCCACCTGTCTTGTCAACCTCAACCAGGCTGACCAGGCAAAGGACCTTGTTCTTGAATTCATCGACGCCTTTCCCACCTCTGTGAGGGGCTGGCAGATCCTGGGCGAAACCCTGTGGAGCCTGGAAGAATTTGACCAGGCCCTGGATCGTTTTGCCGCCTGCCCCGAATCCATCACCCAGACCACGGACATGGAAATTTTAAGGGGAGAAACCCTGATTCGATCCAACCGGATCAAGGAGGCCCAATCCCTGTACCAGGGCCTTTTAAAGGCTGGCAACCGGGACGACGCCATTTTAAGGCACCTTGCCATGGCCTGTGAACGTCTTGGGGACCATCGCACAGCCAACGAACTCTACCTTGAACTCATCAACCATTGTTCAAGGTGTGGGGCAAGACCCGATGACTCCCTGCGTCTGCGGTTTGCCGAAACCTGCATAACCCTTGGAGACTATTCCGACAAGCTACTTGACATCTACCTGGACCTTGCCGTGAAGGACCCTGAAAACAAGGGCCGTTACTTCCAGCGGGTAAGCCAGATATATGCAGCCCTGGGAGAAGAGACCCAGGCCCAGCGTTTCAATGGGTTTGCCCGGGAAAATTCACACCCCCAGGAGTAGGCTTTTCCCAACAAGGCTCTACCAGAATTGGGCCATGCACCAGAAGGTTATCAACAATCAGACAGGGGATCTACCCATCGAGGGGAGGTAAACACACGCTCCCTGCCTGCAATGGGATCCATGAACCGGACCTCCCTGGAAAGCAGCATCAGGGGATGTTCCCAGTCGTCACCTTGCTTGGGCAGAAGATCAGGATAGCATCGATCGTTTTCTATGGGGAAACCCAGGGATGCAAGGTGAAGGCGCAACTGGTGCTTTTTACCTGTTTGGGGATAGAGCCGAAAAAAGGCCCTGTCACGGTCTGCCCCCACAAGTTCCAGGCGGGTTTCGGCATTGGGCCTGCCCGGAACAATTGTGTTCCGGAACCAGGGCTCACCCCTTTCAATACGATTGACAATCACAGACGGCAGATGGGGGAGCGTGCCGGGCCTTCGGGTAACGGCCTCGTAGGTCTTTTTTACCTTTTTCTCCATGAACAAATGCTGAAAGGCGCCCCTGGTTTCCGGCTCAACCGAAAAGAGCACCACACCGGCGGTCTCCCTGTCCAGGCGATGGATGGGTACAATATCTGGATTGGAAAAACGAATTTTAAGGCGGTTTAAAAGGGTCTCGTTCACATGGGGACCCGATGGCACCACCGGCAGAAAGTGGGGTTTGCACGCCGCAATGAGGTGATCGTTGTGGAAAAGGATCTCCTCCTTAAAGGGGATCAGGGGTTCAGTTTCAACCTCGCGATAGTAAAGGACCTTTGACCCGGGAATAAGGGGTGAGGAGATGTTAAAAGGGGTTTTATCCTCTTGGATGACACGACTTGCATTAATTCGCCGCACCCACTCCTGCCTGCCGATCCAGGGAAATCTGGCGTCAAGAAAATCCAGGAGAAGAACAAAACCTTCAGGGTTTTCCCGGGGCACTGTTACCGTTGAGGGTGAAACTGAAACAACCATTAGATCAGCCTATCAGGCAACGATCTGGGGCCAGTCCGGGGTGTCATCGTCAACCCACAGGTAGCTCCACTGGACCCCGTCAAGCAGCCCGTCTGTGAACATGAAGTTGCACTCAAGGGCGCCCACATTGATGACCATCATGGTGGGATCAAGCTCATCGGCCTCTTCCAGGTAAAAGTAAGATTTTCGCTTCAGATACTGTTTGATATCAGCAACGCTCTTCCCGATGATCTTTTCGTTGTCCAGGGTGGCGTCGGGGTGGGAAAGAATGATGGTTCCGAGCTTGAAATCCTCTGATCCCTCAAAGCTCAAGGCAATGTCTCCTTCACCATAATACCAGGTGATATACTCTTCGTCTTCAAACTCTTCTTTTAACTCTTCCTTTGGCTTACCAAAATAATCCCTGCATTCATCCATGGTTGCACCAAAATGGATTGAGCCAAGCCCTCTCCCTGGTTTTATCGTAGAAATGTCCTGCATTTTATCTCCTCATTTGTTCTAAACAGACTCAAGGTAAGGGACTCAGAAACAAACAATTCATAGATCTTGCCTGTCTTGCAGCTCCATATTGGTGGATTTATTTACATCTGAGACCCTAAGCAAACAGCAAAACCACGGGAAATCCCCCATGGTCATAGGCTTCTATTACCATGTTTCCAGTCCAATGCCAATAAATTTACGCCATGCATCCATGGGGTCAGGTAAATCATGAATTCCGCATTGTCCGTCGTGTGGCAGGGGCGCTTCTTGGATCATCGGGCCAGAAATGTTTGGGGTATCTTCCCTTGAGTTCCTTTTTAACCTGGGCGTAGGTGTTGTCCCAGAAGCTTGCAAGATCCTGGGTGACCTGAACGGGCCTCTGGGCCGGGGAGAGCAGATGGATGGTAACAGGCACCCGTCCCATGGCAACCGTCGGGGTGGTGGTACAGGCGAACATCTCCTGAATGCGGACCCTTAAAACGGGCGAGTCAATGCATCCACTTGCTTGTTCCCCATAGTCAAGCAAGATTTTTGACCCACTAGGCACAAGGAGATGGGAGGGGGCGTGGCGCTCAAGGAGGCGGTGTTCGCCATGGGTTAACAGGGACAGAAGAGGGACCTTAAGGTCCATCCGTTTGACCCGGGACATTGAAAGAGCCGTTCCCATGAACGGTACAAACCAGCGCTCCAGGCTCTCTTCCAGAACCTTGTCCGACAGGTCTGGAAACCCTTCATCACCAAGGATCCTGTTTAGAAACACCGCCCTTGCCTGGAAGCGCCTCAACCCAGGAGTCCAGGCAAGAATGCCCACCCCCTGGTCACGGATACCCTGGAGGAGCCCCGAAAGGATCAATTCCGGATTCGGGTTTTCCAGGGCGTGGCTTGAAAGAACAAGCCCCATGTAACAGCGTTCCTTCACAGCCTTCACAGCCTTTGCCGATGCATCCCAGAAGACCCGATCAACGACCTGGATATTCTGCTCAAAGGTCTGCTCAAGTTCAGTCCGTGAAATCGGAGCGGCCATGAAAATTTTGGCATTAGTATTTTTCCCATCCACATGGGCGGCAACGATCATCTCCTCCCAGGCCAGAGGATCGGCCTTGGGAAGGATTCCCCCCCGGCCCGATGCCAGGAGAAACCGACCGTCCCGGGAATTGCGGTTCATGGCGACCCGCTCGGGATAGGCAAGGGCCAGAAGGTTTCCGGCCCTGTTGGGATCAACACTCTCATCTTTAACGCCAAGGGTGTGCCTGAGTTTTCCAGCGATTTTCCTGACCCTTGCCAGGGTCCCCCCCTTGAGTGATCTATCCCGAATGGACCTAGGGTCAGATACAAGAAGTTCCACACGCAAACGGAGGTCGGCATCCCAGGCGTTGTTCGTACGGACCATAAAATCGGGCTCCTGGACAATGGCTGCCACAAGGCAGGCAAGGGCTCCCATTCCCATGGCTTTGCCCGTCAGCAGCATATGGCCAAGCCTTGGGTGCACCCCGAGACCGGCAAGTGCTCGCCCATGGGCCTTGATCCTTCCCTGGGCGTCCAGGGCACCTAAACGCACAAGAAGCGTTCGGGCCTGGTCCATTGCAGCCTTTGGGGGCTGATCCAACCATTTGAGTTCTCCTGGATCACGAACCCCCCAGAGGGCAAGCTCCAGTGCAAGGCCGGCAAGATCAGTGTTGAATATTTCCGGCCGGACATTCTCAGTTCTATCCCCCTGGGTTTGCCTTGACCAGAGCCGATAACAGATGCCGGGTCCTGTCCTGCCCGCCCTTCCCCGCCGCTGGTCCACCGACGCTTTGGATGCATCAAAGGTTTCAAGGGCGGACATCCCGGTCCTTGGGGAAAACCTGGGTTCGCGCACCAGGCCTGAGTCAACCACCACATGGACCCCTTCAATGGTGAGGGAGGTTTCGGCAATGGCCGTGGCAAGGACAACCTTTCGTTGACCAGCCCTGGCAGCCTGGATGGCCCTGTCCTGATCCTTTTGAGTAAGGTTGCCGTGGAGGGGCAGGACACTGACGCAGGCGGAAAGCTTACTGGGGTTTAAAAGGGCTGCCGTGCGTCTGATTTCACCGACACCAGGCAGAAAGGCCAGAATATCCCCCCTGTCCCGGGCAAGCGCATTCAGGATCACACGGGCCATGCGAACCTCAAGGAATTCGTCTTTTTTTGCCCCCGGACCGGGTTCAAGGTAACGGGTATCAACGGGAAAAATTTTTCCCTGGGATTCCACCACCCCGGCCCTGCCCATGAGCTCGCACAGGGGGGCGGCCTCAAGGGTGGCGGACATGACAACGATCTTGAGATCCTCACAAAAGGCGCCCATGGCATCAAGGCAGAGGGCAAGCCCGAGGTCTGAACTTAAATTGCGCTCGTGGAACTCATCAAAGATGACAAGACCTGTGCCCAGAAGACCTGGATCACTCTGTATCCTGCGGGTCAGTATCCCCTCGGTGATCACCTCAATGCGGGTCTTTGGTGATACCTTTCTGTCCATGCTGATGTGATAGCCAACGGTTTGCCCCAGGGGTTCATGGAGAAGATCTGACATGCGGCTGGCCGCAGCCCTTGCGGCAATGCGCCTGGGTTCAAGTACAAGGATGTTTCTGTGGCCAAGCCAGGGCTCGTCAAGCAGGGCCAAAGGGACCCGGGTGGTCTTACCTGCACCAGGCGGAGCCTTGATAATCACCCGCTGATTTGTCATCAGGGCCGCTTTAATTTCGGGCATTACCCGATCAATTGGAAGAAGAACATTTTCCATGGAAGCCTGGGAAGCTGGTAGGGTTAAAATTTAAGTTTTTTACCAATTTGTATCCAAAGCATCTTTTCGATACCTTGACAATTTTGAAAAAAATAAACAATAGCAGAAAACCGCTATTTCTTCAGCTTAAAATCATCTCTTTCTCACAATGGAGATAAAAAAACTGCCTGATTTTTTTACAACTTGCAACCCCAGGTGTCAGCAAGCTTGACGGACACTTCAGATTTCAAACTTTGTAATGGGAGTCTTTTCAGCAACCAGAACCTTGTCAAAGAAATCCAGGGACCCCTCAAGGGTATGACTTGCCGCAACCAGGGTAATGCCGGGACAGGAGGAATGGATGTGATTGACAATGGACGTTACAGACGCTTTGTCCATGGCACTGAAGGGCTCGTCCATGAGCAGAAAATCCGGGTTTAAGATAAGGGCTCTCACCAATGCTGTTTTCTGCTTCATGCCCCGGGAAATCTCATGGGGATAATGATCCTCGTATTTGCCAAGACCGGTCACACAAAGCCATAGGCGATAGCGTTCCTGAATCTGCCTGTCCAGGGGAAGTTTCTCAAGTTCAAGGGGGTATAAAATATTTTGTCCAACGGTCTTATACCAGAACAGGCCCGGCTCCTGGAATACCACCCCTCGTTTTTTACATTTTAAGGCAACAGTACCTGAAAACTCCTTGTCAATCCCAGCCAGAATGGAAATCAGGGTGGTTTTACCCGTGCCCGACGGTGCGGTCAAGGCGACCCGCTCTCCTTGTTTGACGCTGAAACTCAAGCAATGAAGGATGGTCTGATCGTTCCATTTCTTGGTAACTTCAGATACCTTTAGCATAAAATTCCTTTCCACACTGCGGGGTCAATGGCGATCAACCCGGATAAAAATACTTTTTTAAAAAAAAGAAGAAAACAGCGTCGATCATCAGTTGGAACCCAAGAATCAGAACAAGGATGATCATCACATAAAAAAGCACGTCTGCCATGTTAAAATAAATCCTTGCCATATTTATCAGATAGCCAAGCCCGTTGTCTGTTGCGATGAATTCGCCAAGAACGACAACCTTGACCGCCATGGCCATGCCGATTCCGGCATTGGAGCGCATGGCAGGAACAAGCATGGGCAGATAAAGATCCTTTACAAGATGCCGACGTGTTCCGCCAAAGGACAGGATAACCCCCTCCATGGAGGGATTGCGCCGGGCGAGCGCAGCGCCCGTGTTCATGGCGATTAAAGGCGTGGTCAGGACAATGATGAGCATCACAGGGACCTCACTTCCCTGCCCGACCAGCAGCAGCAAAATGACTCCCAGGATGACCCCGGGTATCACCTGGACCATCATCATTGCCCCTTCAACCCAGGGGGTGATTTTCAGCACATGGCCCAGGATGCCCATGGAGGTGCCTGCGGCAAACGAGACCATAAATCCCGCTATCACCCTTAAAAGGGTAATCCTTAAATGATCCAGCAGATCAGGGGTGTACAGGTGATCAAAATCTTCTACAATTTCAAGGGGGGAAGGCAGCACATAGGGCTCAAAAAAAAGCGAGGCCAGGGACCAGATGCCCATAAAGGCCCCAAGGGAGAGAAGGGGCCTAAAAAAATTCGTTAAAGGTTTCATCAAGGGGAGAACCAATGGTCCCATAGTAGTCAAAAACACCGTCTTTCAATGTTTGGCCCGTCATCAGGTGAAACCGGGTACGCTCCAGGGCAACCCTTAAAACATCCAGGGAGAACCCGAGAAGGGGCTGGGACTGTTTAACTGCAAAATCCGGATCCTGGGCGCAAAGAACAATGGCCTGTTCAAGGGCCTGGTTGAACAGAACGATCAGATCCCCATGGGTCCCGACCCAGGTTTTATTGACAAGGGTGCCCACCTGGGGGCAACCGTTGGGATTGCCCGTATAATGTTCCCAAAGACGTGCAAAATCAAGACTGACAAAGAGATCCGACGCTCCCTTCGTAGCCAGGGTAACAAAGGGTTCAGGCAATGGAAGAAAATCAATTTTGTGCATTTTGAGCATATTGACCGAAGCGTCAAACATTGAGTAACCCACAAGAATATCAGTTGTCCAGACAAGCCCCTCCTGCTTTGCAAAGAACCGGCAGATCTCCTCCAGGGGAGAGCCTGGAAAGGGCAACCAGATTTTCTGTCCGGCAAGCTCCCCAAATCCGTTGACGGGCCGGGTGGAGACAAGATAACTCAGCCCTGCCACATGGGAACTGATGATCTTTACCGGCACGCCCTGGTTAAAGAAATGGACACCCACGCTCAGTCCGGTTGAAAGAAGCTGGGCCTGCCCCCTTAAAAAAAGGGCATGGGCCTGGGAGTGATTGTGAAAAACCTTTACCTCCAAATGCTCAAGGCTTTGGGCGGCAAGGATCAGGGGAATGGCGGCCGGGGATGCAGGGACAAGCAGCAGCGGATTCGGGTCGGATTGGGCATCTGCCCTGCCCCTTTCAAGGGGGGCAAGGCAGACAAGGAGAACAAGAAAAATTCTGATAAAAAATATTCTCACGAGCGCTCTTCGATCTCCTTCCATATCTCGTGCATGGAGTGGTTGATCCTTCGCCGACGATCCCTGTAGGTGGTGTGGAGAAGCTCATGACTCTTGTGGCCCAGGGGTTTTTTTAAAAAATCAGCATAAAGCCTTTTTATCATGGGGTTGTTGTGGGACTGGCGGATGGTACGGTTCTTGTCAATATTGTAAATCCCCTGGCTTCGTTCCCGGGCAGTGCCATGGTAGGAGTGCTTGCTCCTTGGCTGTCCCCCTCCACCTTGGCAGCCACCAGGACATGCCATTACTTCCACAAACCCATAGGGGCTGTTTCCAGACTTTATCTCATCCATGAGCCTGCGGGCCTCTTTAAGGGTGTGCACCACGGCGAGTTTTACCTCTCCCAGGGCAGGGCCCAGATCAACCGTTGCCTCCCTGCGGAGGGCATCCCCCCGAAGATCGGTATACTCAACGGCGTCAAGCTCATTGCCCGTCACCAGTTTGTGAACGGTTCTTACGGCAGCCTCCATGACACCGCCGGTGTTGCCGAAGATCACGGCAGCGCCCGAGTAATCGGTCATCCAGGGATTGTCAAATTGAGAATCTTCAAGCTTGGCAAGATCAAGACCCTCACGTTTGAGCAGCCTTGAAAACTCCCTTGTGGTCAACACCACATCCACATCTGGACGGCCGTTTCTCTGAAATTCAGGTCGCTGGGCTTCGCCCTTTTTGGCCGTACAGGGCATGATGGAAATGACCCGTATACGATCCGGATCGAGGTCCATTTTTTCGGCAAGATAGGTCTTGGCCATGGCACCCAGGCATTGCTGGGGAGAACTTGTGGTGGAGATGTTGGGGGTCATCTCAGGATAGTTCTTTTCGACAAAATTGACCCAACCGGGACAGCAGGAGGTAAACATGGGAAGGGTTCCCTTGTTCTTTAAGCGATGAAGAAGTTCGCTGCCCTCTTCCATGATTACAAGGTCTGCGGCAAAATTGGTGTCAAGCACCACGTCAACACCCAGGCGTTTAAGGGCAGTGATCATCTTTGCCTCGACATTTTCTCCCTTGGCCATGTTGAACTCTTCCCCCATAGCTGTTCTCACTGCCGGGGCAAATTGAACCACGGTGATCAATTCAGGGTTGTAAATAAGATCCATGGCATCTTCAATATTGTTACGGCCGGCAAGTGCCCCCACGGGACAGACAAGGATGCACTGGCCGCAGGAGATACAGTCTGACTCGTTAAGGGGCAGGTGATCCCTGACGCTGATTTCAGTTTCAAGACCTTTTTGCGTGATCACCAGGGCGTCTATTCCCTGGATCTCCCGGCACACCTTGACACAGCGAAAACAGCGGATACACTTGCTCATGTCCCTGACTACCGAAGGGGACGAGTAATCCCGGGTACGCCGCTCATAAAATTCAGGATAGTTATATCGGGTCTGTTCAAGGCCCACAAACTGGGCCACATCCTGGAGTTCACAATTTCCATGGCGAACACAGGAGGCGCAATCCTGGTTATGGTCGGCAAGGAGAAGCTCCACTTGAAGCCGCTGCATCTGTCTGACCTTGGGTGTCCTTGTGAGCACGGCCATGCCCTCTTCCATGGGGGTGGTG
Coding sequences:
- a CDS encoding ATP-binding cassette domain-containing protein; translated protein: MLKVSEVTKKWNDQTILHCLSFSVKQGERVALTAPSGTGKTTLISILAGIDKEFSGTVALKCKKRGVVFQEPGLFWYKTVGQNILYPLELEKLPLDRQIQERYRLWLCVTGLGKYEDHYPHEISRGMKQKTALVRALILNPDFLLMDEPFSAMDKASVTSIVNHIHSSCPGITLVAASHTLEGSLDFFDKVLVAEKTPITKFEI
- a CDS encoding ABC transporter permease, which translates into the protein MKPLTNFFRPLLSLGAFMGIWSLASLFFEPYVLPSPLEIVEDFDHLYTPDLLDHLRITLLRVIAGFMVSFAAGTSMGILGHVLKITPWVEGAMMMVQVIPGVILGVILLLLVGQGSEVPVMLIIVLTTPLIAMNTGAALARRNPSMEGVILSFGGTRRHLVKDLYLPMLVPAMRSNAGIGMAMAVKVVVLGEFIATDNGLGYLINMARIYFNMADVLFYVMIILVLILGFQLMIDAVFFFFLKKYFYPG
- the hrpB gene encoding ATP-dependent helicase HrpB; translation: MENVLLPIDRVMPEIKAALMTNQRVIIKAPPGAGKTTRVPLALLDEPWLGHRNILVLEPRRIAARAAASRMSDLLHEPLGQTVGYHISMDRKVSPKTRIEVITEGILTRRIQSDPGLLGTGLVIFDEFHERNLSSDLGLALCLDAMGAFCEDLKIVVMSATLEAAPLCELMGRAGVVESQGKIFPVDTRYLEPGPGAKKDEFLEVRMARVILNALARDRGDILAFLPGVGEIRRTAALLNPSKLSACVSVLPLHGNLTQKDQDRAIQAARAGQRKVVLATAIAETSLTIEGVHVVVDSGLVREPRFSPRTGMSALETFDASKASVDQRRGRAGRTGPGICYRLWSRQTQGDRTENVRPEIFNTDLAGLALELALWGVRDPGELKWLDQPPKAAMDQARTLLVRLGALDAQGRIKAHGRALAGLGVHPRLGHMLLTGKAMGMGALACLVAAIVQEPDFMVRTNNAWDADLRLRVELLVSDPRSIRDRSLKGGTLARVRKIAGKLRHTLGVKDESVDPNRAGNLLALAYPERVAMNRNSRDGRFLLASGRGGILPKADPLAWEEMIVAAHVDGKNTNAKIFMAAPISRTELEQTFEQNIQVVDRVFWDASAKAVKAVKERCYMGLVLSSHALENPNPELILSGLLQGIRDQGVGILAWTPGLRRFQARAVFLNRILGDEGFPDLSDKVLEESLERWFVPFMGTALSMSRVKRMDLKVPLLSLLTHGEHRLLERHAPSHLLVPSGSKILLDYGEQASGCIDSPVLRVRIQEMFACTTTPTVAMGRVPVTIHLLSPAQRPVQVTQDLASFWDNTYAQVKKELKGRYPKHFWPDDPRSAPATRRTMRNS
- a CDS encoding pseudouridine synthase — protein: MVVSVSPSTVTVPRENPEGFVLLLDFLDARFPWIGRQEWVRRINASRVIQEDKTPFNISSPLIPGSKVLYYREVETEPLIPFKEEILFHNDHLIAACKPHFLPVVPSGPHVNETLLNRLKIRFSNPDIVPIHRLDRETAGVVLFSVEPETRGAFQHLFMEKKVKKTYEAVTRRPGTLPHLPSVIVNRIERGEPWFRNTIVPGRPNAETRLELVGADRDRAFFRLYPQTGKKHQLRLHLASLGFPIENDRCYPDLLPKQGDDWEHPLMLLSREVRFMDPIAGRERVFTSPRWVDPLSDC
- a CDS encoding ABC transporter substrate-binding protein, giving the protein MRIFFIRIFLVLLVCLAPLERGRADAQSDPNPLLLVPASPAAIPLILAAQSLEHLEVKVFHNHSQAHALFLRGQAQLLSTGLSVGVHFFNQGVPVKIISSHVAGLSYLVSTRPVNGFGELAGQKIWLPFPGSPLEEICRFFAKQEGLVWTTDILVGYSMFDASVNMLKMHKIDFLPLPEPFVTLATKGASDLFVSLDFARLWEHYTGNPNGCPQVGTLVNKTWVGTHGDLIVLFNQALEQAIVLCAQDPDFAVKQSQPLLGFSLDVLRVALERTRFHLMTGQTLKDGVFDYYGTIGSPLDETFNEFF
- a CDS encoding tetratricopeptide repeat protein, whose amino-acid sequence is MGLFSFFSGKTPEAIEAKGDQLVERNAFGPGKLEYEKAAARNRVSPSKDPDFTGRIEQKIGAAKHSLALEHFNRAQELVEAGCFDDAADRLDLAATLTTDTTLLDAIQAMGNKKDMPVQHPAKNGTGTPDNAPDPNGPVPDEIYSNEPYSDDILNDGLDVDETEVFEALVNALPPEEQAAYPLYGPNFIKGFVSMNQGDFQGASTAFTTALDEHGSQTSFVHLELATCLVNLNQADQAKDLVLEFIDAFPTSVRGWQILGETLWSLEEFDQALDRFAACPESITQTTDMEILRGETLIRSNRIKEAQSLYQGLLKAGNRDDAILRHLAMACERLGDHRTANELYLELINHCSRCGARPDDSLRLRFAETCITLGDYSDKLLDIYLDLAVKDPENKGRYFQRVSQIYAALGEETQAQRFNGFARENSHPQE
- a CDS encoding NADH-dependent [FeFe] hydrogenase, group A6, producing MIGTINGKKVEFSKDQTVLEVARANGHFIPTLCELADLDHTPGTCRVCLVDIKRRNDVNHRIVTSCTTPMEEGMAVLTRTPKVRQMQRLQVELLLADHNQDCASCVRHGNCELQDVAQFVGLEQTRYNYPEFYERRTRDYSSPSVVRDMSKCIRCFRCVKVCREIQGIDALVITQKGLETEISVRDHLPLNESDCISCGQCILVCPVGALAGRNNIEDAMDLIYNPELITVVQFAPAVRTAMGEEFNMAKGENVEAKMITALKRLGVDVVLDTNFAADLVIMEEGSELLHRLKNKGTLPMFTSCCPGWVNFVEKNYPEMTPNISTTSSPQQCLGAMAKTYLAEKMDLDPDRIRVISIMPCTAKKGEAQRPEFQRNGRPDVDVVLTTREFSRLLKREGLDLAKLEDSQFDNPWMTDYSGAAVIFGNTGGVMEAAVRTVHKLVTGNELDAVEYTDLRGDALRREATVDLGPALGEVKLAVVHTLKEARRLMDEIKSGNSPYGFVEVMACPGGCQGGGGQPRSKHSYHGTARERSQGIYNIDKNRTIRQSHNNPMIKRLYADFLKKPLGHKSHELLHTTYRDRRRRINHSMHEIWKEIEERS